From the genome of Acidobacteriota bacterium, one region includes:
- a CDS encoding DUF4242 domain-containing protein — MALFMDVHNLDGGVSADDVADAHKKDLDTQEKYGVSYLRYWVSQDEGKIFCLVEADTAEDAATVHREAHGLVADEIFAVSEHS, encoded by the coding sequence ATGGCCCTGTTTATGGATGTCCACAATTTGGACGGTGGCGTTTCGGCCGACGACGTCGCAGACGCACACAAGAAGGACCTAGATACCCAAGAGAAGTATGGCGTTAGCTACCTCAGGTACTGGGTGAGCCAAGACGAGGGCAAGATCTTTTGCCTGGTTGAGGCGGACACCGCTGAGGACGCCGCAACCGTTCATCGTGAGGCGCACGGCCTGGTCGCCGACGAAATCTTCGCCGTAAGCGAACACAGCTAA
- a CDS encoding AAA family ATPase, producing MLFERDSEIETLNRAVGDLDSLGGRVILIRGEAGIGKSALIGQFISDIEDRAHVLFGTCDDLLTPQPLGPIWDIAREETSVARSLSDGDRRAVMEVLLDLLSRALRPTLLVLEDTQWAGEATLDIIKFLARRIAQTNGLLILTYRDSEVDASHPLRQVIGTLPPRSLIRMRLNRFSTEATAAIIGDRPFDLATVHSLTNGNPLFVTEVVSSGVEAAPTSVQDSVLARALKVSTGARQILDLVSVVPGEADLSLIGKILDVADSQLDECVRQGLLRIDYGTVTFPHELQRRALESSLSSTDRRRLNALVLKQISANADPSLLAHHAREAGDIQSIIAHAPKAARAASASKSTREAVAHFRALEPHLAQMPISEQADILEDWALEEYYLDDVSSLTLVDRAIEIRRSVGEDQALARTLTLAARIMRSHLKNADALAYLIDAVRILEPYGATGDLAQALSIRALMNWLSYEDIPMALLLAEQATAVAVESADEIATLIALEIEGAIMYSGGDQRGMSLVEEGLRLAQRGRYAHEEVRALLNLASMSGDDRNIGRAMDFVRRAHDTAIRNETPALEATARSMHSEYLLWTGAWLEAENAASESVDSSAESATLSWRVLATLQTRRGRSTARSALTRMWSLAQTAQQLTVMEPAAAVLAEHMWLTGQDDTKWKSDLRTVLAMGLQAGRPWPSGAFAFWMWKLGLLDAVPEGTADFYGWIIRGDYAKSAQFWRKRAIPYEEGLALMHGSENEQIEAVRIFEQLGATATAAKVRRVLQNQGVVVSRGKSRSTRDHAAGLTARQAEVLQLLAENLTNAEIADRLFVSYRTAENHVSAILMKLDVPTRGAAVDAARKRGILAAR from the coding sequence TTGCTGTTTGAGCGGGACTCTGAAATCGAAACACTGAATAGAGCTGTTGGCGATCTCGATTCGTTGGGTGGCCGCGTCATCCTTATCCGCGGTGAGGCAGGAATCGGCAAAAGCGCTCTCATCGGCCAATTCATTTCCGATATTGAGGACCGGGCTCATGTGCTGTTCGGTACGTGTGACGACCTTCTTACGCCTCAACCTCTCGGACCCATTTGGGACATCGCTCGGGAGGAGACCTCCGTTGCACGTTCGTTATCGGACGGCGACCGTAGGGCAGTCATGGAAGTCCTACTCGATCTACTGTCTCGAGCACTGCGTCCAACATTGCTCGTGCTCGAAGATACCCAGTGGGCAGGGGAGGCAACGCTCGACATCATCAAGTTTCTCGCTAGGCGCATTGCTCAGACCAATGGCCTGCTGATCCTCACATATCGCGACAGCGAGGTCGACGCCAGCCACCCTCTGCGCCAGGTAATTGGCACTCTCCCACCGCGGAGCCTCATCCGAATGCGTCTCAATAGGTTTTCGACCGAGGCAACCGCCGCGATAATCGGGGATCGGCCGTTCGACCTCGCCACGGTTCACTCCCTGACAAACGGAAACCCGCTCTTCGTCACAGAAGTCGTCTCGTCAGGAGTCGAAGCGGCACCGACGTCAGTACAAGATTCAGTGCTTGCAAGAGCTCTGAAAGTTTCCACGGGGGCCAGACAGATTCTCGACCTCGTCTCGGTCGTTCCCGGTGAAGCCGACCTTTCTCTGATTGGTAAAATACTCGATGTAGCCGACTCACAGTTGGATGAATGCGTCCGACAGGGCCTTCTCCGCATTGACTATGGCACGGTGACCTTTCCCCACGAACTACAGCGCAGGGCACTCGAATCCTCGCTCTCTTCAACCGACCGTCGCAGATTAAACGCACTGGTGCTGAAGCAGATCTCAGCGAACGCCGACCCGTCGCTACTTGCGCATCACGCAAGAGAAGCTGGTGATATCCAGTCGATCATCGCCCATGCTCCCAAAGCTGCGAGAGCAGCATCGGCCAGCAAGAGTACACGCGAAGCGGTTGCCCATTTCCGGGCTCTCGAACCACATCTCGCACAAATGCCGATCAGCGAGCAAGCCGACATCTTGGAAGATTGGGCGCTAGAGGAGTACTACCTCGACGACGTCTCATCGCTCACACTTGTTGACCGGGCAATCGAAATCCGCCGATCCGTCGGCGAAGATCAAGCGCTAGCACGAACCTTGACCCTCGCCGCACGCATCATGAGGTCACATCTGAAAAACGCTGACGCGTTGGCTTACCTAATTGATGCCGTCAGGATTCTGGAACCGTATGGAGCGACGGGAGATCTCGCCCAAGCCTTAAGCATCCGCGCACTCATGAATTGGCTCAGCTACGAAGACATCCCAATGGCGCTGCTCCTAGCCGAGCAGGCAACTGCGGTCGCCGTGGAGTCTGCCGATGAGATAGCCACTCTCATCGCACTGGAGATTGAGGGTGCGATCATGTACAGCGGTGGCGACCAGCGCGGGATGTCGCTGGTCGAAGAGGGCCTCAGGTTGGCGCAACGCGGCAGATATGCACACGAAGAGGTACGGGCGCTACTTAACCTGGCTTCGATGTCGGGTGATGACCGTAACATCGGGCGAGCGATGGATTTCGTACGGAGGGCACATGACACCGCCATTCGAAATGAGACGCCCGCGCTCGAAGCCACCGCGAGATCGATGCATAGTGAATATCTATTGTGGACGGGAGCCTGGCTTGAAGCCGAAAATGCTGCGTCCGAGTCGGTCGACTCATCTGCCGAATCGGCCACGCTTTCATGGCGAGTACTCGCAACGTTACAGACGCGAAGGGGTCGATCTACGGCACGTTCCGCGCTCACCCGCATGTGGTCGCTGGCGCAGACGGCCCAGCAGCTGACGGTCATGGAGCCGGCAGCCGCCGTCCTCGCCGAGCATATGTGGCTAACAGGTCAGGACGACACAAAGTGGAAGTCCGACCTTCGCACGGTGCTCGCGATGGGTTTGCAAGCAGGAAGACCGTGGCCGAGCGGTGCGTTCGCTTTCTGGATGTGGAAACTTGGGCTGCTCGACGCTGTGCCCGAGGGCACGGCGGACTTCTACGGTTGGATCATCCGCGGCGACTACGCGAAGTCAGCACAGTTCTGGCGGAAACGAGCGATTCCATACGAGGAGGGCCTTGCTCTCATGCACGGCAGCGAGAACGAACAGATAGAAGCCGTACGCATTTTCGAGCAACTCGGGGCAACGGCCACAGCAGCGAAGGTGAGACGGGTCCTTCAGAACCAGGGTGTTGTGGTGTCACGCGGCAAGTCGCGCTCCACAAGAGACCACGCGGCGGGGCTGACAGCTAGACAGGCCGAGGTCCTCCAACTGCTCGCCGAGAACCTTACCAACGCCGAAATTGCTGACAGGCTTTTCGTCTCCTATCGAACAGCAGAAAACCACGTTTCGGCCATCCTGATGAAGCTCGACGTGCCGACACGAGGCGCTGCTGTTGACGCTGCCCGCAAACGGGGCATTCTCGCGGCACGTTAA